ACTTGTCATTAGTTCATTGCTTCAAGCATTTCTATATGTTATGCACGAGAAAAAGTTAAATGAAGAGAATATACGGCTCTTAGGACCCATGTTACTTGAATACTTAAACACATGAGTTCTAACAAGATTAATCGATTAGCACATAACAACAGATGATCTCCGGATAGAACTAAACAACCAATACAAAACGTTCTCAAGAATTAGACCAAGTGGCTGgttgcaagtactccctccgtcccagaacataagagcgttttttacactagtctACTGTCATATCAAAACGCAGGCAGGAAGGAGAATCAAGTGATGGATTATTGGCATATATATTCATTCATCAGTTCAACAACCTATTTTACATTGAAACCGCTGGTAGGAGGAATAAGCTACTACGAATCTGATAAGTAGTAATATCCAATGTGACTATTCCAAATTCCTACTGATAATCATATCAAAGCCAATCCCATCACCTCCCTGCGCACCTGCGCGTGCTTCGTCATGGTCGGGGGTGGGGGCCCCAACCATGGTGGAGCTCAGCCGCGGCGCAACCCGGCTCATTGTATATTGACTCGTCGCGCGAGCCCAGAGCAGGCGACGGCTGTGGAGGCCGAGTGCTGGACGACGGGAGAGGGACGTGGCAGGTCCGCCGGCTACTGAGATGGCGGCGCAAACCATGCGCGCTGGTGGCTGTCGGCGCGGAAGGCGGGACAGGAGGACTGGGCGGCCTGGGGAGAAGGAGGCACGGTCAGTGATAACTGAAAACCGGATTCTTCTGCACTAAAAAACGGTAAACTGATATAGTCAACTAAAAAGACATACTTGGCCGGTCGCTGCCGAGCTGCTGTCGGGCCTCGGGGTCGGCTGGCGCCGCCGGCGGAGACGAGGGGAAGGAACGGACGAGGAGTGGGCAGCGGACGAGGAGGGTCAGCACCGACGGCGGCACGCTAGCGAGGCCTGGTGGTGCGGAGCGGAGGCGTCGCGGTGAGCCGGCGAGTAGGGGTCCCTCTGCCGGCCGTCGCTCAGCTGTGGCCCTAGCGCTGGCGGCGTGCGGGGGTGGCGGGCTGGCGGCGGGCGGTTCGGCTGTTGGTGGCCGGAGGCATCGCACAACAGGCCTTGGCCCACGACTATTAATGGGCCTACACCCTATACGCTAGTTTTCCTTAAATTTTCGGTAACTTTTTTTaaacaagcgctcatatatacacgtaaacactcaccgctataagcacgCACACGCACATCCTAtctctatgagcacctttgagagactgGGCCCGCATATCATTTTGAAATTTTTGAAGTCGCCTTAGGCGCCTCATCGTCAACGGGAACGTCCCCTCTCACTGAAAGTGCATcgtcgaaaatcctgaaataaatccaagaaTAGTGCAAATACCATGGCTTGAATCCCGATGGGCTAGGGATATCACTGtatctctaaccatccaaccacatgttggttcgcaAAATTTCAATAGCTGGAACTTTCTCTTAACACGGGGCAATTGTAGTTGCTCATATATGTGCACATGTTTCTAAAAAAACATACACGCTCTATGAATGCACATACACAGACCCTACCTCTAAGAGCACCTATACGGGACAATCGTAGATGCTTACATCCACGCACATGTTTAACAAGAATACGCACGTAAACTCATCCATATGAATGCACATACGCGATTCACTAGGAAATTGAGCCGACATCACATCGTAAGATTGATGAACTGGACTTTCAGCTGCCAATTGAAAACCTCATAATTACATTTAAGGACAAAGATGTCGGGATGGTAATTTCATACCATTTTATTGTTTTATTTCGTAGTCAAGcacgagaggcaataataaagtaggtCGTGAAATGAGTTCAATTGGTTAGGTTTCTTGTGGAACCAACTCACCAGGCTTTAAGTCCTAAACTTGGCACTAATGCTCgtatttttctagatttatttcagtCTTTTCAGCGATGTTCGTTAAGTAAAAAAAGATGTTTTCGTCGACTATGAGATGCCTGCAATAACTTTGTCAATCTTAAGATGTGATGTGGGCTTAGTATTTTGGAAGTACTCATAAGAAAAGGGTGTGCACATATGCATATATGTGGGCATCTGCAATTGCGCTGTGTTAAAACAACAATATGGTAGCCTAAAAAAGCACTCCTCATCTAATTTATTAGATATACTTGGTGGGTCCTAACAATGTTTCAATATCTGGAAAAAATGCATGTTTCACAATTGTTTCAAAAAGATTTCGATGTTGGTTTCTTGGTAGCTTCATTCAAATTTGTTCAATTCTCTTGGGGGCATTTCAAAAAAGACATTTAATGGATTCTTTGCCACATTTTTGTGAaatgttttttttattttcatcAATATTCTATACTTAAAAATGTTTATATACATTTATGAAAATTCACACATATTTCAATCGTCGAGTCATACAAACAATTTCAAGAACTATTCACATATATTTCACACAATTTTTATGTACTTTAGTCATAATCAATTATAGTTTGCATACATGCACCCAGTATATCAAAAATTGGTAATATTTAATACAAATTTGAAAAGATTGAGTACGGATTTTTGTAAACAATGAAATGTCGGTACCTGTTTGAAATATTCTGAATTTGACCAGATATGATGGAAATAATTGAAAAATATCTACAAATGACCAAAATAATTGTTTGACTACTTAAATCGAATTTTTGTAACTTCTTTTGAAACAACAAAATGTCACTAATAAAAACATTAAAAATAGTCCATTTGAAACTTTGATATATGTCACTCGCAAAAAAAAATCTTTCATACTTGTCATTAGAAAGGCTGAGTTGTACCTTAGTGGCTTAGCCTCGTTTTGCATAGTCGATTCGAAGGCAAAAAATAGTGCATACAAAAGGCGTGTCACTGGCCCGACAGACAGGGCACAATTTTTGTTCTCCAAACCCTACAGCCTTGGAGTGTGCAGGCCGTTGCCATGGCGGCGGTCGTTTTTCACGATGGTCGCACGCCACAGCCCAAAAAGAGACCCGCATGCGCATCAGTGTTTGTGCCCGGACCAACATCACGAGGGGAGTAAATTGAAAAAAAACACCACGGCTGAGGACTCTAATTTAGAAAACCATCACCTTTTTGTTTAAACGTCGTCATTGTGCTGGCAGTTTTCATAAAAACATTGATCGCTCAGACAAACACTTGCTGTCTCTAAAGCTGATAGATAAGTCCCACTATAAACGATGATGTGGCAACCAAAACTAACAACGTTTGACTGGAGTTTGGTTGATTGACGAAATATACATGGGCTCGCATGCCATTATGATCACTCTCCTCTCATAAAAAAATGCATCTCCCTCCATCTGCATTTCTCTTATGCATTTCATCAAACAGTTTTTTTGCAGTACCCAACGAGCATCTCCGGGCATTATGGGCGCGTGGGGGCTACGCGTACGGGGAGGACGACCAAAGCCCCCTTCCAATCCCATAGGATTCTCCACCCCATTTCCCCTTTCATACAACGAGAATCGAGAATGCCAAGACCCTTCCCTCCCCCCACCCATTCCTTGGGTTTGCATATACATATGTGCTCATTTAACGTGTGGTACTTTTGGCGGCCATTGACGCCCTTCCCGGAGAAGCGCGAGTCCTTTGTCAAAGGAGCCATGAATCCCCTCGGGACGACACCCCCATCATAAACATGGGCAACTAAATTAGACATGGGTTAATCATCATAGTTTCTTACTTCCCTCGGAGGTAAACTTGCGGTGTAAAGGCTTCGCCTTAACCTTGACCCGTGCCTTTGGTGCCGAGGTTCGTCTAAATACGTCAAATAATATGAGAGCTGCTCAAATTCTTCGCCAAGAATTTGTCTAGCATAGCTCAAATGCTCGATACAAAGTCAAAAAATGGTGCTGGGCCATATGGCACTCTGCCTCTTTTATTTTAAGATTTTTTAAAACGCAGAAGGCCTGGAAGGCCCAATATAAACGCGGGCCGGCCGATCACACCGGCCGTGCCTTGCCAGGCCTTTTCACTGGCAGGCCGCGCCGCGCCGGCCCACAAGAAACAACTGTTTTCCATTTAGCCGCTCGCCCAACAACTCTGTTTCCCCCACCCATCATCCCCCGGCGGCCCTTTCGACCCCGAGCGCAGTGACGCACACGCTGCTGCTGGAGCACGCGACCAGCTCGCTAGGGCGCAGCGCacactccctccccctcccccgcctccTCCTNNNNNNNNNNNNNNNNNNNNNNNNNNNNNNNNNNNNNNNNNNNNNNNNNNNNNNNNNNNNNNNNNNNNNNNNNNNNNNNNNNNNNNNNNNNNNNNNNNNNNNNNNNNNNNNNNNNNNNNNNNNNNNNNNNNNNNNNNNNNNNNNNNNNNNNNNNNNNNNNNNNNNNNNNNNNNNNNNNNNNNNNNNNNNNNNNNNNNNNNNNNNNNNNNNNNNNNNNNNNNNNNNNNNNNNNNNNNNNNNNNNNNNNNNNNNNNNNNNNNNNNNNNNNNNNNNNNNNNNNNNNNNNNNNNNNNNNNNNNNNNNNNNNNNNNNNNNNNNNNNNNNNNNNNNNNNNNNNNNNNNNNNNNNNNNNNNNNNNNNNNNNNNNNNNNNNNNNNNNNNNNNNNNNNNNNNNNNNNNNNNNNNNNNNNNNNNNNNNNNNNNNNNNNNNNNNNNNCGGCTGCACCGCGCCCCCGCGCGCGCCAGGTAAACTCCCGAGCCCCCGTCGCCGATCCGCCTggaaactagggtttccccccgcCCGCGGCTCTCCAGATCGAGAGCGGGCGGGGAATTTCCGAGCTCCGTGGCTGATCTCTTCTCTCCTCTGCGCCGCAAATCCTCCAGGTTCCCCCGCCCCGGCGCCCTTGCTCGGCAGGGTGATTTTGCTCCGATGGGCTCGAGCCCCGCGGCCGTCGCGTCCCCGGATCCGGGGGCGGACGCCGGCCCCAAGCAGGATTCTGGTGCCGTGGGGCCGGCGGGAGACTCCGATGTGACCATGGCGGAGGCCTCCGAGGAGGTGGCTGCTGCCGCTGAGGTCAAGGATGAGGGGGCTGCCCTGGCCCGGGATGCTATTCGAGGTGCGCCAGATGCCGGCCGCGAAGAGGCAGATGCGGCTGCGGCGGTTGATCCGTTGTACGCCACGGAGGCAGCTGGCATGGTTGTCACAGAAGGATGTGTCGATGGTGATTCCATCAACGGGCTTGGGCTTGGAAGCGGCAGCAGCGACAGCAAGGCTGGAGCTTTGACTGGCGAGCCTGAGTGGGAGCTGGTCACAGCAGAGGATGTTGCTGGTGCTTCTGCTACATCTGAGCAAGCCGAAGCCGGTAAGGAGGCTCCGGTCACTTTTTCGTGTACTGCTTATAGTAGATGCCACCGCTTCTAGCCTGCAGCGTTGAATAATATTTTCGCACTTCGTTTCAGAATCTGGTGAACTCGGAGAATATCATGTCAACGCAACCCCTGTGGCCGGAAATGAAGGACAGGATAATGGTGTGGCACATTTCGAGGAGGAGATACAGAATGGCTTGGCAATTTCTGCTCAGTGCGCCAGATACAGCATTCCTCCTCTTGACAAAGAAGGCTTTCGAGTCTCTGATCTTGTCTGGGGTAAAGTGAAAGGTCACCCTTGGTGGCCCGGTGAGATCTTTGATCCTTCGAATGCATCTGAGCTGGCATTGAAGCACCAGAGAAAGGATAGTCATTTGGTTGCATATTTTGGTGACAACACTTTTGCTTGGTGCGACGAATCCCAGTTGAAGCCTTTTGTAACAGACTATTCACAGATGGAGAAACAGAGTAGTTTGGATTCCTTTGTCGGTTCTGTCAATTATGCACTTGAAGAACTTTCAAGGCGGATTTTGTCAGGGATGAGCTGTGCTTGTCTGCCAGAAGAACTCTCTGACAGTGGAATGTCATATATGGTTGAGAATGCTGGGCTCAAGGATGGAGTTACTTGCTCAACAGTCAACCGGTCTGAGATCTTGGCATCTTTTAGTCCAGAAAGCCTTCTTCGTTATATTAGGTCGCTAGCTCTGTTCCCTGGccaaggtggtgatctcctagagtTAGTGATAGCCTGTTCTCAACTTACATCTTTCTATCGATCTAAGGGATGCCCTGAACTTGCATCCTTCCAGACCGGTAGTGCATGGGTCGAGGATGATACAGATATTTCTCCCATCGAGGATGTAGTGGTTGAGGAAGTTGTCGTCAGTGAAGTGCCTCCTCCAGAGGTCAAGCCCAAAAGAGGCAGGGGGAGACCTCGTAAACACAAGCCTGAGGATAAACTGGAGTTGCCAGGGAAACAGAAGCCTGCAGTTGCAGCGGAAAGACAAATGATCAAGGACTTTGATGATAAGAAAAGAAGTCTTGACTCGTTTGAAGATTTGGATGCAAAGTCACCAactggtggttctttcaagattggAGAGTGCATTCGGCGAGCTGCAAGCCAGCTGACCGGGCCTTCGCCCATTGCAAAGTCCCAGAATGAAAATACCGCTGAAGCAGAGAATGCAGAATTTGATGTCTCTAGTGATGATGCTGCGAATGAACTTACTGTGGAAAAGTGCGCAAAGAGGAGACGCTTGCATAGCCATCACCTTGCGGACCCCAAGGAGTTATTCTCTCAGCTTTGCTCGGTTGCCATAGAGCCAACGGATGGATACAACTTCTCGGCACTGACAATCAGTTACTTCAGTGATTTCAGGAATTATGTTGTCTCTGTTGCTACTGAAGCAAGCATTATCGAAAGAAGTACATCAAAGAGGAGGAGAAAGAAGAGGGTTTTGCCTTCTCCTGAGCTAGAGACTACTGATCATATGCAGGACTCCTACTGGTCTGGTTTGAGTTTGCTTAATCACCCGATTCATAGCCTCAAAAGAGCTTCTACCAACACGAGGCCAAGGCGTAGGCGCAAGTCATCACATGAAACAGATTTGTCCTCTGTACAGGATCAGCAGATGGCTCCTAAGAAAGAGATACAAGTGGCTCCTAAGAAACAGATACAAGTGGCTCCTAAGAAGCAGATACAAGTGATAGAAAGATCAATTATCCATGTTGACGAAAAGATAGTCGACGAGTGGAAGCCCACTGCACTTGTTTTAAGCTTTGGCAGGTCAACTGATCTTCTCTCAGGAAATGATCTGATCAAGAAATTCGGTCGCTATGGCCCACTAAAAGAATCTGAAAGTGAAGTGCAACAGAGCACAAATACTATTAAAATTGTGTTCAAGAAGCGTGCTGATGCTGAAAAGGCTTTCAACGCTGCTGGGAAGTATGGCACTGTTGGTCCCTCGCTTCGTAGTTTTCGTCTAGTGAATATGCCGTTTTCTCTAGGAGAGTCAGAACCGAATAAATCTGAGGCATGCCCTGGAGATCATGGCCCAAAGCTTCCTGGTAAACACTCCTATTTTTATCTTAAGAAAAAGTTACTAGTTCACAACTAAAACAATGTTGCATGCTTAAACCATGTGATGATGTCTTTTCTCTAGGTCCAAGTGAGCCCAAAGTTTCACTGGATGCTGTGAAAGATAACCAGGTCGACAAAACTGAGAAAGCTGAAGCTGTACAGCCATCATCAGGTGAACAAGTTGAGACTGTCAAGAAAGCATGCCAAGCTGAACCTGTAAAGCAATCATCAGGTGCACAAGTTGAGACCGTCCAGCAAGCATGCCAACCTGAAGCTGACGCTGTTAAGAAAGCAGGAAAAATTGCTGCTGAGCTAACTGGGCCATCTGACCAAATTGCAACAGCTGATGTAACTGAGCAAACAATGGAAAATCAAGCTCCAAAAGATGCAGTTAAAATTCCTTGTGATGTGAAGCTGGAGGATGAAGCATTGACTGAAGAATCTGTAGATCAAGTTGTAACTGAGCAAGTCAAAGTTCCATCAGATGCTGTACCCGACACTTCAAAAGTTCAACCAGAAACACCAGTCGAACACGTGGGTACAGCAGCAGAAGGGGACACTGCTCAAGACCTAACTGAAGTGTCAGTCCAAGAAGCTGGGTTGAAAAAGCAAATCGTGGAACCCAAAACTGCTGAAATAGAACCGGAACAAGTCAGCTGTCCCGAGCAAACTGTTCAAGTGGAAGATGTAATCGATGCATCAGGTGGACACACCAATGTGGACAGAAAAACTGCAGAAGAGATAACTATGACTGAAGTCGTGTTTGAGGGAGCTGTGGAGTCAGAAGCTGTAGCACCAGTTGAGGAAACTGTAGAAGATAAAGCTACTGCAGGGACACTTGGGAAGGCACCAGGGGATGAAATGGAAAACAGGGATGCTGCTGAATCACCGGGTGGGGAGGTTGGTGTAGGTGAAGCCACAGGCGATTCACCAGATGAGAGAGTTGCTGTTGAAGCACTTGCTGGTATGTCCACACAAGGTGAAACGACTGCCGAAGCAGCTGATGCTGAAATTACAACAACTGGAAAAACTGCAGAGGGTGTCGGTGTTAAAACACGAAGTAAGAAGGCTACAACAGCCAAGAAACCTGTAGAGAGTGCCACGGCTGAAGCACCAGGTAAGAAGGCTACAACAGCCAAGAAACCAGTGGAGGATGCCATGGTCGAAGCGCGGGATGAGAAAGCTGCGACAGCCAAGAAAAACGCAGAGGGTGCCACGGTCGAAGCGCCAGATGAGAAAGCTATGACAGCCGAGGAGGACGCCATGGCATAGGCGGCTGATGGGCAGGTGGTGCAACTGAACAGAAAGGCTAGCTAGCTCACGGCGAATTCTTGTTTCTGTCGGTATCAAGGTAATCTATCTGCCCAACCGGTTCTCCCCATCAGGATGCCATGTTTTGTATAGGAAAAGGCGGGAGTCTGTCTGACCCTAGCATCGCACCGCTGTTAGGTTAGCTAAGGCTGTAGCATATATTTGGGCCCTTTCACATAAGCTTCATCAATCATCTAGGGTATTGGTGTAACCATAAAGCGGAGCTGTTGCGGAACTTCGGTTGGTGCGGCTTTTCCATCTGGTTAATTAGCATCCTGAATCAGGTAGGCAAAGCCATGTTCTTTCGTATGCACATTTTAGTGTCGGGTTGTCAGCAGCCCCGTCGGTTGAATCTGCTGGGACATCATATGATTCTTGTATGGATTGTCATTTGTAAACTGGTTGTGTTCTGGAGCTCGTTTCTCCCCTCTTTTTTTCCATCGTGACTCCTGTATTTTTCTAACAGATTCTGCTTGCGTGTTGATTTGTGGCCAACATTTT
The sequence above is a segment of the Triticum dicoccoides isolate Atlit2015 ecotype Zavitan chromosome 1A, WEW_v2.0, whole genome shotgun sequence genome. Coding sequences within it:
- the LOC119282824 gene encoding uncharacterized protein LOC119282824, whose protein sequence is MGSSPAAVASPDPGADAGPKQDSGAVGPAGDSDVTMAEASEEVAAAAEVKDEGAALARDAIRGAPDAGREEADAAAAVDPLYATEAAGMVVTEGCVDGDSINGLGLGSGSSDSKAGALTGEPEWELVTAEDVAGASATSEQAEAESGELGEYHVNATPVAGNEGQDNGVAHFEEEIQNGLAISAQCARYSIPPLDKEGFRVSDLVWGKVKGHPWWPGEIFDPSNASELALKHQRKDSHLVAYFGDNTFAWCDESQLKPFVTDYSQMEKQSSLDSFVGSVNYALEELSRRILSGMSCACLPEELSDSGMSYMVENAGLKDGVTCSTVNRSEILASFSPESLLRYIRSLALFPGQGGDLLELVIACSQLTSFYRSKGCPELASFQTGSAWVEDDTDISPIEDVVVEEVVVSEVPPPEVKPKRGRGRPRKHKPEDKLELPGKQKPAVAAERQMIKDFDDKKRSLDSFEDLDAKSPTGGSFKIGECIRRAASQLTGPSPIAKSQNENTAEAENAEFDVSSDDAANELTVEKCAKRRRLHSHHLADPKELFSQLCSVAIEPTDGYNFSALTISYFSDFRNYVVSVATEASIIERSTSKRRRKKRVLPSPELETTDHMQDSYWSGLSLLNHPIHSLKRASTNTRPRRRRKSSHETDLSSVQDQQMAPKKEIQVAPKKQIQVAPKKQIQVIERSIIHVDEKIVDEWKPTALVLSFGRSTDLLSGNDLIKKFGRYGPLKESESEVQQSTNTIKIVFKKRADAEKAFNAAGKYGTVGPSLRSFRLVNMPFSLGESEPNKSEACPGDHGPKLPGPSEPKVSLDAVKDNQVDKTEKAEAVQPSSGEQVETVKKACQAEPVKQSSGAQVETVQQACQPEADAVKKAGKIAAELTGPSDQIATADVTEQTMENQAPKDAVKIPCDVKLEDEALTEESVDQVVTEQVKVPSDAVPDTSKVQPETPVEHVGTAAEGDTAQDLTEVSVQEAGLKKQIVEPKTAEIEPEQVSCPEQTVQVEDVIDASGGHTNVDRKTAEEITMTEVVFEGAVESEAVAPVEETVEDKATAGTLGKAPGDEMENRDAAESPGGEVGVGEATGDSPDERVAVEALAGMSTQGETTAEAADAEITTTGKTAEGVGVKTRSKKATTAKKPVESATAEAPGKKATTAKKPVEDAMVEARDEKAATAKKNAEGATVEAPDEKAMTAEEDAMA